Genomic DNA from Nitrosarchaeum koreense MY1:
CTGATCTAGTTAATTCTGGTTTTTGTTCCAGTAATTTATCTATAAGACTATCAAATTCTGACAATTCATTGTTTGTAAATCAGTTGTATTAATAAAAATTTCATTATTGTAAAATATCATATTTATCAAATCTTGATCGCAAATCTGTAGATTTTTTTATTAATTTTAATAATTCATATCTAGACTTTAGTAGTTTCTTCATTAACTAAATTAGTGGGAAGATCGCATTATTTTCATGTCATGTATTGTTGTCGAGCATTTGTCGAAATCATATGGAACACTAACAGCAGTTGATGATATTGTTTTAGTAGTAAAATCTGGTCAGGTTTTTGGATTTCTAGGTCCAAATGGTGCAGGTAAATCAACTACTATCAAACTTTTAACTACATTAATTCCGCCGTCAAATGGTTCTCTGACAATTTTAGGAATAAATGCAATTCAAAATCCTTTACAGGTTCGTCATAAAATTGGAGTAGTTTTGCAACAACCTAGCTACGAACCGACATTGACGGTTGAAAAATCTCTTGATAAATATGGCATGATGTGGAATGTTCCAAAAAATAAACGTAAAAAAAGAAGAGAAGAACTCCTAAAAGATTTTGATCTTATTGATATCCGTAAGAAAAGAAACGAGGATCTCTCTATTGGTCAAAGAAGACGGGTTCAGGTAGCTCGTGAATTTATGCACGATATGGAACTTTTATTTCTTGATGAACCAACTGTAGGATTAGATCCTAGTGCTAGAAGAAAATTATTAGATTTTTTAAAAAACAAAGCCAAGACAGGTCTGACAATATTTTATACCACACATATTCTAAGCGAAGCTGAATATCTTTGTGATGAAATAGCTATCATTGATAAAGGAAAAATTCTTACAGTAGATACACCTGAGGCACTAAAAAATAGATTTGGAAATAAAAAAACAATAAAAATTCATTTACTTGAAAAACAAAATAAAATAACAACAATTCTTGAGGGAATCGTTGACTGCAAAATTGATTTTAATAATGGAACTAACATAATAATACATTCAGACCAATCTGAATTAGTTTTATTACAAGTTCTACGAATTCTAAATGAAAATAAAATTGAGATAGAAGATCTTTCAGCAGTTCCTACAAATCTAGAAGAGATATTTTTAAAAATGGTGAGTGATAATGCATCCAATAATTAGGCTTGTTAATAGAAACTTAACAATATCAATTAATCCTGGATTTTTAATCTGGCAAGTAATTTTTCCTTTAATTTACATCTTTGTTGCTGGTTATGCTTACACATCACTAATTGATCAAGTTCCTTTTGGTGACAAAAATATCAGCTATCCTACATTTTTGGCAACTGGTATGATTGGATTTAATATTATGAATAGTACTCTTATCTCAGGAATAATAATTTGGAATGATAGAAGACATGGCATGTTTGAGCAAATAATGTCTGGTCCATTTACACGATCTGATTATATTTTAAGTAATATTTGCACTATTGGAATTGTAGGGTTGGTAAGTGCATCATTGATTGCACTTGTTGGGTATCCTGTATTTTTTGAATCAATTGAATTTACTCCAATTACCATTCCGATAATTATCTTTGCTGCAATTGTAGGTTCTGTCTTGTTTGGCTCAATAGCCTCAATAATTTCTACCCGATTACGTTCTAGTGAAGGATTTAATGTTATAATCAATACTGTTTTTCTGTTCTTTGCTTTTGTTAGTACTGCGTTTTATCCATCTTCAGGTTCGCCAGAACCTCTAAGAACCATTTTTTATCTAAATCCTCTTACCTATTTGGTCGATGTTATACGTGGTGGAATTTTTGGTAATATTACAGAATTTGTAATTATGGAAATGGGTGTTTTAGTAGTTATTGCATCAGTGCTTTTTATTATAGCAACAAAATTACTTACAAAACTAGATTTTTAATTATTATAATTTTTCACATCGTTAAAACTCTTATACATATTATTTATTTTTTTAATTATGTCTAAATTATCATATTTGATTAAACTTAGATTTGGTATAACGCAATGCCCACCTATTATTCCTGGATACATCTTTGGTCTGTTTCCTAAATTTTCATGAATTTCATCTGCAAATTTCCACATTTCATCAAAATCTATTTTTTCTGTATCACAAATCATTTTAGTAATCTGAGCATAATTAATTAACCATCCATAATATGTTGTATCAACTAAAATTTTTGCTAATTCGGCAGTTTTAGTGGTAGACATCCATTGTATTTTTTGAAATCTTTTCTCTAATTCTAATTTAATTTTAGGGCTAATTTCTTTTTTATCAGATGAGATAAATTTTGTATATTTTTTTATATCATCTAAAAATCTTTTGTGCACACCACGTACAGGTGAAAATAAAACTGGTATCTCAACTCTATCTTGAATATGTTTTGTAGTACCTGGTTGTACAGTTGAATGAATAATGACAACTTGTAAGTCTGAAATTTTTTTTATCCAATTTATTGTTATTTCATTAAATTCGTTTAATTCTCCTGGAAGACAAATATGTAGATAGTCTGGATTTTTTATTAGATTATTTTCAGAATAGTTTCTACATTTTGATTTATCACTATCTATTCCTACACAATCAAATCCACGCTCAGCAAGTAACTCAAAAAGAGTAGTTCCAACTTCTCCCATTCCTAAAATGATGTCTGTCATTTGTTACCCTCTGAAAATTCACAGTATTATATTCGTGTTACAGTTGATGTTTTTTAATATGGTAGCCCTGCCCAGACTCGAACTGGGGTTAAGGGCTTCAAAGGCCCCTGTGCTTGACCGCTACACTACAGGACTATCAAAAAGGAGCAACTTGATTCCCCTAATGAACTTTTTATTTACTTGAATTTCTACCTAAAACCAATTCATAATTACTCTTTGATAATTTGAATTAGTTTTTGAATAGGATCTTCCATGCTGTCGGTAATTTTTCTTGCTCTTTTTTTGGAATTATTATCTGAAGTTTCAAGGAGTTTTCTAATAATTTTAGTAATTTTTTTAGGATCTGTTTCTCTATTTACAAGATTATTTTTTACTAAAAATCTCTCAACTATATTGGGTACTGCATTATATGAAATAGTTGGAATTCCTAGTAAAGCTGACTCTGCTGTCATAGTGCCACCTGAACCTAGAAAAATATCCGTATGCTCTAACAAATGTTTTCCATCGAATGACATTTTTATAATGCTTGCTTTTTTACCAAATATTTTTTTTAAATTTTTAATTTGTTCGGAATATCTTCCAAGAATGATAATATTCTCACTATCAAATTCTTTTACAATTTCATTTATTATTGGTATTATTTTTCTTGATTTAGATGTATACGCTGCTTGCTCTTCCTCTACTCTGATCAAAATGTTTTTTTTATTATTTTTAAATGGTAAATATTTTTTTTGGTTATTATTTCTTTTTATCGTTACTGATGCATCAATTGCTTTGTATGGAACAATATCTTTTGAATCTATGCCATATCTTGAAAATTCTTTCTTGGGAATTATCCATGGAATTAATAATTTTTGAATTAAAGGCAATGTTAACTTCATTACTGCATTAGCATGTGGTGAATCACAAAATGCAATATGTTTAATTCCCATACCAAATGAAACTCTTGCTGCTTCAGGAGAACAAAAACTAATTACCAATTCTGGAGAAAATTTATTTATTAATAAAGTGAGTTTCTTTATTCGGTCAATACTAGCCTCAAGTTTGTCAAATTTTTCGCCTCCGCCATGCTTTCCCACATAAATTAGGTCAATTTTTCGAATTTTTGCTAGTTTTGAGACTTCATTATATGATCTAGATGTACACAAAACATTATGTTTTTTCCTTAATCTTTCAATCATTGGTTCTGAAAACAATAATTGTTTGGGAGTTAGAACATCTATCCAAATTTTCAAGTATATCTCATTATTATGGTTAGTTCAATAAGTTTTTCTTAGTCTAATACTAGCCTTATGTGTAATGGGGGGAGCAAAAGTTGTTGTTTATGGACTTAGTACCGAAGGATATGCAATCGCGTGTCAAATGGCAATTAAGGGCGCTGACGTATACATTATTGATGAATCAACACCTTCAGCAATTTCATTAAAAGCAGAAATAGCTAAAACTTATCCAAACGTATCTTCTCTAAAAGAAGATGAGCCATTATTAGCTATGGAACCAATCGATACAGCTATTTCAAAAGCTCAATATCTTTTCTTTACTCCTAGAATTAGAAAAACAGGACAAGACATCAAAACTGAAATTCATTCAAAATTTAAAGACGCTACAACATCTTTAAAAAAAAACAGTTCTGTAATATACACACTTCCTGCTGGCTTTGGTGGTAATAATGAAAATATTTCACTACTTGAACATGTAACTGGACTTGAGGTTGGAAAACAAATCTCATACTTTTATTATCCGTTAGAAGATCTTAATCAGCAACCAAAGTTTATTGGTTCTTTCAACGGAAAAGAGGACTCTGTATTGGCAGATCTTTTAACAACTGGGAAAAAAGAAAAAAAGTTTGTAGCCATTTCTTCTTCTGAGCATTTTCATGCAATTAATGTATTATCTAGATTTGCTAGTCTAAGTAGTATCTTAGAGGTTTGTCGATACGTTCAAGATGACATCACAAAAAATGATCTATCTTCAGATGATTTCCAGGAAATCTTTTTAGACAATATGATTAGTGGATTATTTGATCTCAAATCACTAGGTTCTTCATTTGAGAGTGCAAATACGCTCATGTATCTTATTAATGGAAGCGTAAAGGGCATTGATGGCTATATTAAGAAATTAATCGATGAAATTCGATCTACACTGAAGAAAAATGATCTAAAAGCTAGTAGAACCAAAATTGCATTATCTTGGACACTTGATCAACATGAAATGCGGGGAGATAAAATTGAAATGTTACAGAATCTAACTTCTAGATTACGCGATTACATTGGTGATGTTGAAGCATATGAACATCCAAATTCTGATTTATTTCATAGTGACAAAACTACCATTATTGTAGCATGCTCAAAAATAGATTTTGAAAATATAGAAAAAAATAAACAAGATGCCAATATTATTGTAATTAAAGCTAATCCCTTATGTGAAATTATTCAATAAGAGTATAAATTAGCTAAAAGATCATTATGGTTGAAATGTCAGATAAAAACAATCCCGATGAAGTCCCAGTTAATGTAATTTCTAAGAATAAAATCAATAATTTATCTGAAGATTTAACAGAAACAATTAGTGACAACGTTACTGTAGATGAATTGCAAAATCTTTTGGAAATTGAAAAACAAAAAGTGAAAGATTATGAGGATAAAATTAAACATGTGTTGGCAGATTATCAAAATCTAAATAAAAAAACACAATCTGATATTGAAAAGGGAGTAAATACAAAAATTGAAGAATTTATGTTGGATTTTTTGAAAATTTATGATGATTTTATAAGAGCAAAGCAAGTATTTTCAGAAAGTAAGATCAATACTAATGGATTAGACTCTATTTTGAAAAATATGGATTCATTACTCTCAAAATATAATATAACTCCAATTGACGCATTAGGTGAGATATTTGATCCAAATCTTCATGAGGCAATTTCTATAATTGAAGATTCTGAGCTAGATAACAACACAATTGTCAAAGAACTGAGGAAAGGATATATTTCTCATAAGAGAGTTATTAGACCAACACTGGTAGAAATATCAAAAAATAATGGTGAAATTAAATGACTAAAATAATAGGAATAGATTTAGGAACAAGTAATTCGGCCGCTGCCGTGGTAATGGGTGGAAAACCTACTATCATTCCCGCAGCCGAAGGTGCTACTGTAGGTGGTAAGGCGTTTCCTTCAGTAGTTGCATTTACCAAAACGGGTGAACTTTTGGTAGGTGAACCAGCAAGGAGACAGGCTGTAACAAATCCTGATAGTACAATTGCGGCTGCAAAAAGAAAAATGGGTTCAGACTATATTTTTAAAATTCAAGATAAAAATTACAAACCTCAACAAATTTCTGCATTTATCCTTCAAAAAATAAAAAAAGACGCTGAAGCTTTCATAGGCGAACCCGTCAACAAAGCTGTAATTACAGTTCCTGCGTATTTTGATGATAATCAACGTCAAGCAACTAAAGATGCTGGAACCATTGCAGGTCTTGATGTTGTAAGAATAATAAATGAACCAACAGCTGCATCGTTGGCATTTGGATTAGATAAAACTAAACAAGATATGAAAATTCTTGTCTTTGATTTTGGTGGTGGAACGTTAGATGTTACAATTATGGAAATGGGCGGTGGTGTATTTGAAGTAATGAGTACATCTGGTGATACTCAGTTAGGTGGAACTGACATGGATAAAGTAGTAATTAATCACATTCTTGATGAATTTAAGAAAAAAGAAGGAATTGATCTATCTAAAGATAGTACTGCAATGGCTAGAGTTAGAGAAGCTGCAGAGAAAGCAAAAATTGAACTTTCAACTATTATGGAAACTGACATTAATCTTCCTTTCATTTCTCATGATCCCTCATCTGGTGCAAAAAATCTTGAACTAAGACTAACAAGAGCAAAACTTGATGATTTAATTCGCCCAATTATTCAACGATGTAAACCTTCTATAGAAAAAGCACTTGAAGATGCTAAAATATCAAAAACAGATGTTAGCAAAATTGTGATGGTTGGGGGACCTACAAGAATTCCACTAGTGAAAAAATTTGTTGGTGAAGTTCTTGGCAAAGAACCTGAATCTGGCATTGATCCAATGGAAGCAGTGGCTATGGGTGCAGCAATTCAGGCTGGAATTATTGCTGGAGATGTAACTAGTGATATTGTATTACTTGATGTAACACCATTAACATTAGGAATTGAAACTTTGGGTGGAGTAAGAGAACCATTAATTGAAAGAAATACAACTATCCCAACATCAAAAAGTAAAGTTTTCACTACTGCTGCAGATAATCAGACAGCAGTAACAATTCATGTGGTCCAAGGGGAAAGACCTATGGCAACTGATAATGTTTCATTAGGAAGTTTTAATCTTACAGATTTACCACCTGCTCCTAGAGGAATTCCTCAAATTGAGGTAAAATTCGACATTGACGCAAATGGAATAATTAATGTAACTGCAAAAGATCTTGGAACCAAAAAAGAAGCTAAAATTACCATCTCGTCTAACTCAAAATTATCACCTGAAGAAATTGAAAAATTAAAACAAGATGCAGAAAAATTCTCTGATGAAGATAAAAAGAAAAAGGAGAAAATAGATCTAAGAAATGAAGCTGAAAGTTTTATCTACACAGTTGAAAAACTTGTAAATCATGATCTTAAAGACAAAATTTCACAAGAACAAGGGATCAAAGTCACTGATGCTGTAAAAGAAGTAAAAGAATCTCTTGATAAGGAAATTGATACTCTTAAACCAAAACTTGATACTTTAAAAACACTAGTAAACGAAATAACAACTGAACTTTACAAAAATTCTGCTCAACCAAACACAGATCAGAAAAATGCTGGAACTGATGGCCAGCAAGATCAAGGTAATGCTCAGCAAAATACTGAATCATCTTCTGATGAAAATAAAAACTAACAAATTCCACCGTTTATACAATTACAATTAAAGGATGATTTATGGCTGCAAAACGTGATTATTATGAGGTTTTAGGAGTTTCAAAATCATCTGCTTCTGATGAAATTAAAGCACAATATAGAAAATTAGCATTAAAATTTCATCCTGATCGTAATAAATCTGAAGAAGCTGGTGAACACTTTAAAGAAATTTCAGAGGCATATGCTGTTTTGTCAGATCCTGAAAAAAGAAAGGTTTACGATCAACACGGTCACGCTGGTGTCGATGGAAGATATAGTAACGAAGATATTTTTCAAGGTGCAGGTAGTGACTTTAGTGATTTATTTGGAAGAAGCGGTGGGTTTGATTCCATTTTCGAATCAATCTTTGGTAGAACAGGAGGAACTAGCTATAGGCAACAAAGAGGTTCAGATATTCTATATCAAACTACCATTACTCTTGAAGATGTTCTTCATGGAAAAAAAATGGAGATTGATTTACAAAAAGAAATACAATGTGAAATATGTAATGGGTCTGGATGTAAACCTGGGACAAACAAGAATACATGCTCTACATGTAATGGGCAAGGTCAGGTACGTCAAAGCAGAAGTATGGGATTTGCATCATTTGTAACTGTAGTGCCTTGTTCAACATGTAGAGGACAAGGTTCAATCATCCAAACCCCTTGTAGCGAATGTAAAGGAAACGGTAAGAAAAAAGGAAGCAAAAAAATATCATTTGATATTCCTCCAGGTGTAGATAGCGGTGATTATACTGTTCCAGAAGAAGGTAACGAAATGCCAGGGGGAATAAACGGAGATCTAATTGTTAGAATTAGAGTACAAGCTCACCAAAAATTCAAGAGAGATGATATGGATATTTTTTATGATCAAGATGTATCTATGGTTGATGCTGCTTTAGGACGTGAAATTACAGTTCCAACTTTGGATGGAACTGAAAAAATTAAAGTGGAATCAGGCAGTCAACCAAATACAATCATAAAATTAAAAGGCAGGGGTTTGCCACGCATGAATTCAAAAAATAGAGGTGATCAATATGTGCGAATTGTTGTTAATATTCCCAAAAAACTAAGTAAGCATCAAAAAAACCTTTTAGATGAATTCCAAAAAGCCGATCAATAGGTAATAAAATTGAAAATAGCTTTAGATGTAGATGGTGTTCTAGCAGATGTAATTAAATCATGGTTAATTTACAGTAATAAAATCAGAGATAGTATTTCTAAAGATGAAATAACAAATTGGGATTTTTGGAAAAAATTCAAAATTAATAGATATGATTTTTATGAAGAATTATCTGCCTGTTGGAAAAACTGGAATGCAATTCCTCCAACAGAAGAAAATCTGTCAGTAATTACAAAAAATCTTTCAAATTTTGGTCAAGTTGATATTGTTACAGCTAGAGAACTTTCAACTGATTCTTTTGTAAAAGATTGGCTTAAGCATCATGATATAACTTACCACAATTATGTTTCAGTAATTGATGGTCCAATGAAAGCAGATTTAGATTATGATGTTTTTATTGATGATTCCCCATTAAATGCAATTAAATTTTTAGAACGGAAAAAGAATGTTTTATTATACTCACAACCGTGGAATCACCACATTTCTGATCCCAAGGTTCAAAGAATTTTTACACTATCTGAAGCTGTTGAAAAATTGAAATTATGATCTGGCATCTTTGACTAATTTTCTTATTCTAACTTGATGACCGCTTCTTATGTGATTTATGTGATGAGTGTTTGCTATTTCTTTAATTTTATCATCACTATAGAATTTTATGTTATAGCGTCCTAGAATCTTTTTACAATTACTACAATAAATCTCCCTAAATTCCATTTTCTATGTTTGTTAGTTCGAAGTATTTTAACTAAAACAGTATAATAAAGAAACTTATTCAGGATTTCAAAAATTCAGATTGCGGGAGTCGCCCAGCCTGGCCAAAGGCGTAAGGTTCAGATCCTTATCTTCTAGGAGTTCGTGGGTTCAAATCCCACTTCCCGCATAGAATTAGATACTTGCCAATTTTTTCTTGATATTTTTTAAAAGAAGATTGTTTATCATTTCGCCTGATGCTTTACCCCTTAATTTCTTCATAGCAATTCCCATAAGTGGTCCAACAGCTCGTTCTTTTTGATTTTTAACAATTTCTTGATTTGTTTCAACTATTTCTGAAATGATCTTTTCTAAATCTGATTCATTTACAACCTCAATTGAAGTATTTTTAATTGCCTCTTCAGTGGTTTTTGCTTTTCCAGCCATAATATTTTCAAAAATCATCTCAATTGATTCTTTGGTAATCTTTCCAATATCCAATAACTCAAATGTTTTTACAATGTCGTCATTTTGCAATAAATTAGCATTTAACCCACTTCTTTCTAAATTCGTAATTGTAGAACAAAGTATTGATGCTACAAATATGGAACTAATTTTGGTTTTTTCAACAATTTTTTCAAATAATTCAATATATCGTGAATCAAAAATCTGTTCTGCTAGTTGTTCATTAATTTCATATTTTGTTTGTAAGTCTTTGATAGATTCATCCCATGATTTTGGTATGTTTTTTCTTGCATCTTCTAATTCTTTTTTTGAAGTTAAGATTGGTGGAATATCTGTTTCAGGATACATTCTTGCTGCACCGGGTCTGGGTCTTAGAAATTTTGTTTCGCCTATCTGAGTAGCTAATCGTGTGTCATTTGGTATGCCTTTATTTTTTATATGTTCAATTCGTAAAATTATTTGATCTATGATGGTATCTATCATTTCAAATGGGATAGCTAAAACTAAAAATGCATCATTATCATTAATTTTTAGAAATTCTTTCAAATTTTGTATATCTTTTTCTTCAATACCATAATTTGGTAACTCGTCTGAATGAAAAACTCCGCCTAAACCAAAAAACCTCACTAATTCTGCTACTTCTTTTCCTAATCGTATTCCCTCATAAGGTGAATATCCAAACATACCTCTCATGTTTTTAAAGACTATTGTAACGATCTCCTGATTTTTCTTTATAGCATTTTGAATAATTTTTGATTCACATTTTTTAAACTGTTCCGTGACTAATCTTCGATCCTCATTATTATGCATCCATTCTATCTCTTGTAATTTTTTTGAAATTTTTAGTAATCCATATTGTCTTTTAGCCTCATATTCTACTACTTTTTCTAATTGTTCTAATTGCTGAACACCTTTTACCTCAATTACAACTCCTCCATCTTTAATTGAAACATTAACATCTTGTCTAATAGAGCCTAATCCTCTCTTTACTTTCTTAGTACTCCTCAAAATTCTTCCTAACCCTAAAGCAATTGATTTGATTTGTTGGGGTTTTGCTTCAAATGGTTCAGTAGCAATTTCAATTAATGGTATTCCTAAACGTTCTAATCCAAATTTTCTTGTAGATCCTTCATCACCCAAATTTTTTGCAGCATCTTCCTCTAGACATATGGATTGAATTCCAATATTTTTACCATCAACCTCAAAATTACCGCCTTGTGAAATTAACATAGTACGTTGGAATCCGGTTGTATTAGATCCATCAACAACTGTTTTTCTCATAGGATAAATTTCACTAAAAATATTTGATTTTAATGTAGAAGCAATAATTAACGCAATTTTCTTTGCATCACCATCTAATTCATGTGGTGGTTCTTCATCTTGTTCTACAAGACAACTACTTGCTGGATTGGCGTAATACATTATTGTTTTTGATTTAGATTTTTCAAATAATGCAGCAGGATCATATTCACCTAATTCACTCTTTGATGCTCGTAATTTCCTTAGAAATTTTATAAAATATTCATCTGATTCTAATGGCATACAATTACAAAACAACTTCTTATTAGTTGCTAGTTGTTGATGAATTTCAAGTCCTACTTTTACTCCAACTTCATTTATGGAAAATTCTGACACTACGATAACCTCTAATCTGATAACTCCGATGCAATATTTTCAAGCATAATTTTCTTTATTTCATTTCTATCTTGAAAATTTCCTAATGTCCACATTGTTTTTACTAGAGCTACCTCAGGAATCATATTTTCTAGTGGAATTATGCCTAAATCAAGTAAATCTCGACCGCTTTCGTACACTGTCATTCTCACTCTACCATCAATACATTGAGATGTCATGCCTAGAAAAATTCCTTTTTCATTTGCTTTTTTTACATTACCGTACATTATTTTTCCAATGTGCCCTAAACCAGTTCCTTCAAAAATTATTCCATCATAATTCATTTCAATAATCTTTTCCAAGAGACTAGGATCATATCCTGGATGATATTTGATTAGAGCTACTTTTGTATTGATCTTAATTCTTGGTTGAAATTCTTTTACTTTAAAAAAATTATTTCTTGCATTTCTTTGAACTTG
This window encodes:
- a CDS encoding DUF354 domain-containing protein, whose protein sequence is MKIWIDVLTPKQLLFSEPMIERLRKKHNVLCTSRSYNEVSKLAKIRKIDLIYVGKHGGGEKFDKLEASIDRIKKLTLLINKFSPELVISFCSPEAARVSFGMGIKHIAFCDSPHANAVMKLTLPLIQKLLIPWIIPKKEFSRYGIDSKDIVPYKAIDASVTIKRNNNQKKYLPFKNNKKNILIRVEEEQAAYTSKSRKIIPIINEIVKEFDSENIIILGRYSEQIKNLKKIFGKKASIIKMSFDGKHLLEHTDIFLGSGGTMTAESALLGIPTISYNAVPNIVERFLVKNNLVNRETDPKKITKIIRKLLETSDNNSKKRARKITDSMEDPIQKLIQIIKE
- the dnaJ gene encoding molecular chaperone DnaJ — protein: MAAKRDYYEVLGVSKSSASDEIKAQYRKLALKFHPDRNKSEEAGEHFKEISEAYAVLSDPEKRKVYDQHGHAGVDGRYSNEDIFQGAGSDFSDLFGRSGGFDSIFESIFGRTGGTSYRQQRGSDILYQTTITLEDVLHGKKMEIDLQKEIQCEICNGSGCKPGTNKNTCSTCNGQGQVRQSRSMGFASFVTVVPCSTCRGQGSIIQTPCSECKGNGKKKGSKKISFDIPPGVDSGDYTVPEEGNEMPGGINGDLIVRIRVQAHQKFKRDDMDIFYDQDVSMVDAALGREITVPTLDGTEKIKVESGSQPNTIIKLKGRGLPRMNSKNRGDQYVRIVVNIPKKLSKHQKNLLDEFQKADQ
- a CDS encoding nucleotide exchange factor GrpE, with translation MVEMSDKNNPDEVPVNVISKNKINNLSEDLTETISDNVTVDELQNLLEIEKQKVKDYEDKIKHVLADYQNLNKKTQSDIEKGVNTKIEEFMLDFLKIYDDFIRAKQVFSESKINTNGLDSILKNMDSLLSKYNITPIDALGEIFDPNLHEAISIIEDSELDNNTIVKELRKGYISHKRVIRPTLVEISKNNGEIK
- the dnaK gene encoding molecular chaperone DnaK; translation: MTKIIGIDLGTSNSAAAVVMGGKPTIIPAAEGATVGGKAFPSVVAFTKTGELLVGEPARRQAVTNPDSTIAAAKRKMGSDYIFKIQDKNYKPQQISAFILQKIKKDAEAFIGEPVNKAVITVPAYFDDNQRQATKDAGTIAGLDVVRIINEPTAASLAFGLDKTKQDMKILVFDFGGGTLDVTIMEMGGGVFEVMSTSGDTQLGGTDMDKVVINHILDEFKKKEGIDLSKDSTAMARVREAAEKAKIELSTIMETDINLPFISHDPSSGAKNLELRLTRAKLDDLIRPIIQRCKPSIEKALEDAKISKTDVSKIVMVGGPTRIPLVKKFVGEVLGKEPESGIDPMEAVAMGAAIQAGIIAGDVTSDIVLLDVTPLTLGIETLGGVREPLIERNTTIPTSKSKVFTTAADNQTAVTIHVVQGERPMATDNVSLGSFNLTDLPPAPRGIPQIEVKFDIDANGIINVTAKDLGTKKEAKITISSNSKLSPEEIEKLKQDAEKFSDEDKKKKEKIDLRNEAESFIYTVEKLVNHDLKDKISQEQGIKVTDAVKEVKESLDKEIDTLKPKLDTLKTLVNEITTELYKNSAQPNTDQKNAGTDGQQDQGNAQQNTESSSDENKN
- a CDS encoding ATP-binding cassette domain-containing protein, giving the protein MSCIVVEHLSKSYGTLTAVDDIVLVVKSGQVFGFLGPNGAGKSTTIKLLTTLIPPSNGSLTILGINAIQNPLQVRHKIGVVLQQPSYEPTLTVEKSLDKYGMMWNVPKNKRKKRREELLKDFDLIDIRKKRNEDLSIGQRRRVQVAREFMHDMELLFLDEPTVGLDPSARRKLLDFLKNKAKTGLTIFYTTHILSEAEYLCDEIAIIDKGKILTVDTPEALKNRFGNKKTIKIHLLEKQNKITTILEGIVDCKIDFNNGTNIIIHSDQSELVLLQVLRILNENKIEIEDLSAVPTNLEEIFLKMVSDNASNN
- a CDS encoding ABC transporter permease; its protein translation is MHPIIRLVNRNLTISINPGFLIWQVIFPLIYIFVAGYAYTSLIDQVPFGDKNISYPTFLATGMIGFNIMNSTLISGIIIWNDRRHGMFEQIMSGPFTRSDYILSNICTIGIVGLVSASLIALVGYPVFFESIEFTPITIPIIIFAAIVGSVLFGSIASIISTRLRSSEGFNVIINTVFLFFAFVSTAFYPSSGSPEPLRTIFYLNPLTYLVDVIRGGIFGNITEFVIMEMGVLVVIASVLFIIATKLLTKLDF
- a CDS encoding 5' nucleotidase, NT5C type, whose protein sequence is MKIALDVDGVLADVIKSWLIYSNKIRDSISKDEITNWDFWKKFKINRYDFYEELSACWKNWNAIPPTEENLSVITKNLSNFGQVDIVTARELSTDSFVKDWLKHHDITYHNYVSVIDGPMKADLDYDVFIDDSPLNAIKFLERKKNVLLYSQPWNHHISDPKVQRIFTLSEAVEKLKL
- a CDS encoding NAD-binding protein, which translates into the protein MTDIILGMGEVGTTLFELLAERGFDCVGIDSDKSKCRNYSENNLIKNPDYLHICLPGELNEFNEITINWIKKISDLQVVIIHSTVQPGTTKHIQDRVEIPVLFSPVRGVHKRFLDDIKKYTKFISSDKKEISPKIKLELEKRFQKIQWMSTTKTAELAKILVDTTYYGWLINYAQITKMICDTEKIDFDEMWKFADEIHENLGNRPKMYPGIIGGHCVIPNLSLIKYDNLDIIKKINNMYKSFNDVKNYNN
- the gatE gene encoding Glu-tRNA(Gln) amidotransferase subunit GatE — its product is MSEFSINEVGVKVGLEIHQQLATNKKLFCNCMPLESDEYFIKFLRKLRASKSELGEYDPAALFEKSKSKTIMYYANPASSCLVEQDEEPPHELDGDAKKIALIIASTLKSNIFSEIYPMRKTVVDGSNTTGFQRTMLISQGGNFEVDGKNIGIQSICLEEDAAKNLGDEGSTRKFGLERLGIPLIEIATEPFEAKPQQIKSIALGLGRILRSTKKVKRGLGSIRQDVNVSIKDGGVVIEVKGVQQLEQLEKVVEYEAKRQYGLLKISKKLQEIEWMHNNEDRRLVTEQFKKCESKIIQNAIKKNQEIVTIVFKNMRGMFGYSPYEGIRLGKEVAELVRFFGLGGVFHSDELPNYGIEEKDIQNLKEFLKINDNDAFLVLAIPFEMIDTIIDQIILRIEHIKNKGIPNDTRLATQIGETKFLRPRPGAARMYPETDIPPILTSKKELEDARKNIPKSWDESIKDLQTKYEINEQLAEQIFDSRYIELFEKIVEKTKISSIFVASILCSTITNLERSGLNANLLQNDDIVKTFELLDIGKITKESIEMIFENIMAGKAKTTEEAIKNTSIEVVNESDLEKIISEIVETNQEIVKNQKERAVGPLMGIAMKKLRGKASGEMINNLLLKNIKKKLASI